From the genome of Uranotaenia lowii strain MFRU-FL chromosome 1, ASM2978415v1, whole genome shotgun sequence, one region includes:
- the LOC129758018 gene encoding ionotropic receptor 21a-like, translating to MRNTPFDLQSRILLILVDVEADDPLDLVRQVSEDLWTLKIINVNIVVGKTSAITVLIYTYHPFVTGHCDQITVQLIHFSEGGASIALPDLYPSRLQDFEGCPLTVGAIVGAPFLLIGSSGDSSTLDGVEGRLVRTLMSRLNFSIDRVVDKTPDGQLWGVSGEPHERTGMRKLIQELVVDFGVGAFAVDDASIYMKSSIFYFVADMVFAVPKARPFSPFEKLCLPLETSVWVTTFAFLTLGLLVIGILRFRSQQERDFVYGRGVPTPVLNLFAVFFGIGMERTPRPNFARTLLMFWIGFCFVIRTVYQSALYQHLQTPMLHNTLSTFADIDQSGNFYYTVRSSKRYLAGFPNIEHRIKYLPSGENTITEALQRLGREQHFRGVFLVNRDIVAAYNLRAPKYENVWVASEVVVSVPLGLNFVRGSPLKEPFDRVILNLRKSGIIGHWLEEFGDYDGIGSSSGRKKIAGADQPKPLSMDHLSGAFQLYLGMVLLCIVVFVGELLFTNCLRLLKNICPIIR from the exons ATGAGAAATACGCCATTCGATTTGCAGTCTCGCATTCTATTGATTTTAGTCGATGTTGAAGCTGATGACCCACTTGATTTGGTCCGTCAGGTTTCCGAGGATCTGTGGACGCTTAAAATCATCAACGTGAATATTGTTGTTGGGAAGACTTCGGCTATTACGGTGTTGATCTACACGTATCATCCGTTTGTAACAGGTCATTGTGACCAGATTACGGTTCAGTTGATCCACTTCTCTGAGGGTGGGGCTTCAATTGCCCTTCCGGATCTGTATCCAAGTCGGTTGCAAGATTTCGAAGGTTGTCCCCTGACTGTTGGAGCAATCGTTGGTGCACCATTTCTACTGATTGGTAGCTCCGGAGATTCCTCGACTTTGGATGGTGTCGAAGGCCGTCTCGTTAGAACGCTTATGAGTCGATTGAACTTTTCGATCGATAGAGTTGTGGATAAAACTCCTGATGGTCAGCTGTGGGGTGTAAGCGGTGAGCCCCATGAACGGACTGGGAtgagaaaattgattcaagAGCTGGTGGTTGACTTCGGTGTTGGAGCGTTTGCTGTAGATGACGCTAGTATTTACATGAAGTCGAGCATTTTCTATTTCGTCGCTGATATGGTGTTTGCTGTTCCGAAGGCTCGCCCCTTTTCTCCCTTTGAAAAGCTGTGCCTTCCCCTGGAAACGTCGGTTTGGGTGACAACTTTTGCATTCCTCACTTTAGGCTTACTGGTCATCGGAATTCTTCGCTTTCGGTCTCAGCAAGAGCGAGACTTCGTCTACGGCCGAGGAGTCCCTACACCGGTACTGAATCTATTCGCCGTATTCTTCGGCATCGGCATGGAACGAACACCAAGGCCTAACTTTGCCCGAACTCTGCTAATGTTCTGGATAGGTTTCTGCTTTGTCATCCGAACTGTCTATCAAAGTGCGCTGTACCAACACCTGCAAACGCCGATGCTTCACAATACTCTTTCAACGTTTGCGGATATCGATCAATCTGGAAATTTCTACTACACTGTTCGTTCCAGTAAACGCTACTTAGCTGGATTTCCGAACATCGAACACAG AATCAAATACCTACCCAGCGGGGAAAACACGATAACCGAAGCGTTGCAACGTCTAGGCCGGGAGCAACATTTCCGTGGCGTATTCTTGGTCAACCGGGACATTGTGGCAGCGTACAACCTGCGGGCGCCAAAGTACGAAAACGTTTGGGTGGCCAGCGAGGTCGTGGTAAGCGTTCCGCTAGGGCTGAATTTTGTGCGGGGTAGCCCCCTCAAGGAACCCTTCGATCGGGTCATCCTAAATCTGCGAAAATCCGGCATTATTGGCCATTGGCTCGAAGAGTTCGGCGATTACGATGGCATTGGATCGTCTTCGGGAAGGAAGAAGATCGCTGGAGCGGATCAACCGAAGCCTCTGAGCATGGATCATTTGTCGGGCGCGTTTCAACTTTACCTTGGGATGGTCCTTTTGTgtattgttgtttttgttggtgAACTATTGTTCACCAATTGTTTGAGACTGTTGAAAAATATCTGTCCGATAATCCGTTAA